In the genome of Sphingomonas sp. BT-65, one region contains:
- a CDS encoding glycoside hydrolase family 16 protein, with amino-acid sequence MWFAIVAAMQTATLGATNVKADVPMTVPATKPSFADEFDGPKIDTGKWLFDTHRNREGWYNNERQYYADGRPENARIEDGALVIEARRESLKGKAADWGGQEYTSAKLVTRERYGYGFYEIRAKLPCGRGMWPAIWMLPTGEKWPDGGEIDIMEMVGWDAHVIHATLHTGAYNHAKGTQRGAQVKVPTACTAYHRYQLDWRPGVITIGIDGRGHMQVKDDQPGGLAAWPFVRPYELILNLAVGGDWGGKHGIDDAALPQRMHVDYVRYWAAAPSADAGSPAPAARPAE; translated from the coding sequence ATGTGGTTTGCGATCGTGGCCGCGATGCAGACGGCGACCCTGGGGGCGACCAACGTCAAGGCCGATGTGCCGATGACGGTGCCGGCTACGAAACCGAGTTTTGCCGACGAGTTCGACGGCCCGAAGATCGACACCGGCAAATGGCTGTTCGACACGCACCGGAACCGCGAGGGCTGGTACAATAACGAGCGCCAATATTATGCCGACGGGCGGCCCGAGAATGCGCGGATCGAGGATGGCGCGCTGGTGATCGAGGCGCGGCGCGAGTCGCTCAAGGGCAAGGCCGCGGACTGGGGCGGGCAGGAGTACACCTCGGCCAAGCTCGTGACGCGCGAGCGCTATGGCTATGGTTTCTATGAGATCCGCGCGAAGCTGCCGTGCGGGCGCGGGATGTGGCCGGCGATCTGGATGTTGCCAACTGGGGAGAAATGGCCCGACGGGGGCGAGATCGACATCATGGAGATGGTCGGCTGGGACGCGCACGTGATCCACGCGACGCTCCACACCGGCGCATACAACCACGCCAAGGGCACGCAGCGCGGGGCGCAGGTAAAGGTGCCGACGGCATGCACCGCCTATCACCGCTACCAGCTCGACTGGCGGCCCGGCGTGATCACGATCGGCATCGACGGGCGCGGGCATATGCAGGTCAAGGACGATCAGCCCGGCGGCTTGGCGGCATGGCCGTTCGTGCGGCCCTATGAGTTGATCCTCAACCTGGCGGTCGGCGGCGACTGGGGCGGGAAGCACGGGATCGACGATGCCGCGCTTCCGCAGCGCATGCATGTCGATTATGTGCGCTATTGGGCGGCGGCGCCTAGCGCCGATGCCGGATCGCCAGCACCAGCAGCCCGCCCAGCAGAGTGA
- a CDS encoding GMC family oxidoreductase, which translates to MASTNRFDAIVIGSGVSGGFAAKELTEKGLRVLMLDRGVMVEHGEDYTYDGKLAYEVPARNMMPKPLIESDYFIAKHGYVAPSNRRFYNDDRLNPYAFDEGSKFYWIRPGAVGGKSLIWGRWSFRWSPADFEANKRDGIDGDWPIRYDDLAPWYSYVEKYIGVSGSRENLSELPDSEFQPPVPMNIAEKWVKQRLEAQFPGRKLINARLSNITEDKPEQNRTKCQFRAQCGNGCAFGAYFSTQAVTLPAARATGRLTLRADAVVTNLEYDPVKKRVTGVRFIDAKTRQAEVVNADLVFLCASAMASTQILMNSRPAGSGRSHFDSSGTLGKYVMDHIFRVGIEGEIPGMTEYIEYGRRPGGIYIPRFRNVGDNEDVGFKRGYGYQGGAHRPPAAPVGFGASMKQGMRKYAPWKFHIGAFGECLPYRDNNVSLHADKVDRFGVPLMRFDVRFRENELRMMADARAQGEVMLKAAGLSNVTSWAGEHVPGDAIHEMGGARMGTDPRASVLNGWSQAHDASNLYVTDGAQMASVSCVNPSLTFMALTVRAADHAVKGLRNA; encoded by the coding sequence ATGGCTTCGACCAACAGGTTTGATGCGATCGTCATCGGGTCCGGGGTGAGCGGCGGCTTCGCTGCGAAAGAGCTTACCGAGAAAGGCCTGCGCGTCCTCATGCTCGATCGCGGCGTGATGGTCGAGCATGGTGAGGACTACACCTATGACGGCAAGCTGGCCTATGAGGTTCCGGCGCGCAACATGATGCCCAAGCCGCTGATCGAGAGCGACTATTTCATCGCCAAGCACGGCTATGTCGCGCCCAGCAACCGGCGCTTTTACAATGACGACCGGCTGAACCCCTATGCCTTTGACGAGGGCAGCAAATTCTACTGGATCCGGCCCGGTGCGGTCGGCGGCAAATCGCTGATCTGGGGGCGCTGGAGCTTCCGCTGGAGCCCCGCGGACTTCGAGGCGAACAAGCGCGACGGCATCGATGGCGACTGGCCGATCCGCTATGACGATCTCGCGCCGTGGTACAGCTATGTCGAGAAATATATCGGCGTCTCCGGCTCGCGGGAGAATCTGTCCGAGCTTCCCGACAGCGAGTTTCAGCCGCCAGTGCCGATGAACATCGCCGAAAAATGGGTCAAGCAGCGGCTCGAAGCCCAATTCCCCGGCCGCAAACTCATCAACGCGCGCCTGTCCAACATCACCGAAGACAAGCCCGAGCAGAACCGCACGAAATGCCAGTTCCGCGCCCAATGCGGCAATGGCTGTGCGTTCGGCGCCTATTTCTCGACCCAGGCGGTGACGCTGCCGGCGGCACGCGCGACCGGGCGGCTGACGCTGCGGGCCGACGCGGTCGTCACCAATCTTGAATATGATCCGGTGAAGAAGCGCGTGACTGGGGTGCGCTTCATCGATGCGAAGACCCGCCAGGCAGAGGTGGTCAACGCCGACCTGGTCTTCCTGTGCGCCTCGGCGATGGCCTCGACCCAGATCCTGATGAACTCGCGCCCGGCGGGCAGCGGGCGCAGTCATTTCGATTCGAGCGGGACGCTCGGCAAATATGTGATGGATCACATCTTCCGCGTCGGGATCGAGGGCGAAATCCCGGGGATGACCGAATATATCGAATATGGCCGCCGGCCGGGCGGCATCTACATCCCGCGTTTCCGCAACGTCGGGGACAACGAGGACGTCGGCTTCAAGCGCGGCTATGGTTATCAGGGCGGCGCCCACCGTCCCCCCGCGGCACCGGTCGGTTTCGGCGCGTCGATGAAGCAGGGCATGCGCAAATACGCGCCCTGGAAGTTCCACATCGGCGCGTTCGGCGAATGCCTCCCCTATCGCGACAACAATGTCTCCCTGCACGCGGACAAGGTCGACCGCTTCGGCGTTCCGCTGATGCGCTTCGACGTCCGTTTCCGCGAAAACGAGCTGCGGATGATGGCGGACGCCCGAGCGCAAGGCGAGGTCATGCTCAAGGCTGCGGGCCTGAGCAACGTCACCAGCTGGGCAGGCGAGCATGTGCCTGGCGACGCCATCCACGAAATGGGCGGCGCGCGCATGGGCACCGACCCACGTGCATCGGTGCTCAACGGTTGGAGCCAGGCGCACGACGCCTCGAACCTGTACGTGACCGACGGCGCGCAGATGGCGTCCGTGTCCTGCGTGAACCCTTCGCTCACCTTCATGGCGCTCACCGTTCGGGCGGCCGATCATGCGGTCAAAGGGCTTCGAAATGCCTAG
- a CDS encoding SH3 domain-containing protein, whose product MRYKVTAHGLFLRKEPRKEPGNERGVLPEGCEVEVLDRSGSWCRVRGKLDGVAFEGWASAQYLAPASDVSFATASKLAPVHWREHNPNSTRNSPASASPIGEPGMPRNTQPSAAQLNKVIAWLAVEQSRRYQPGGGRTYCNIYAHDVAYAADVYLPRVWWTDKAIAELKAGRQVAAQYDVTIREMNANAIHNWLIDYGAHFGWKRTFSLTDLQECAKRGGIATICARRKDLARSGHIVIIAPETADVKARRDANGRVTMPVQSQAGSVNFERRVPASAWWADTRFSSFVLFTNG is encoded by the coding sequence ATGCGCTACAAGGTCACCGCGCACGGGCTCTTTCTGCGCAAGGAACCACGCAAGGAGCCCGGCAACGAGCGGGGCGTGCTGCCCGAGGGGTGCGAGGTCGAAGTGCTCGATCGCAGCGGCAGCTGGTGCCGCGTGCGCGGCAAGCTCGACGGCGTCGCGTTCGAGGGCTGGGCCTCGGCCCAATATCTGGCGCCCGCCAGCGATGTGAGCTTCGCCACCGCGTCGAAACTAGCGCCGGTGCACTGGCGCGAACACAATCCGAACTCGACTCGCAACAGCCCGGCCTCGGCAAGTCCGATCGGCGAACCGGGCATGCCGCGCAACACCCAACCCTCGGCCGCGCAACTCAATAAGGTGATCGCCTGGCTCGCGGTCGAGCAGAGCCGTCGCTATCAGCCCGGCGGCGGGCGCACCTATTGCAACATCTACGCCCATGACGTCGCCTATGCGGCGGACGTCTATCTGCCGCGTGTATGGTGGACCGACAAGGCGATCGCCGAGCTCAAGGCCGGGCGGCAAGTGGCGGCGCAATACGACGTCACGATCCGCGAGATGAACGCCAATGCGATCCACAATTGGCTGATCGACTATGGCGCGCACTTCGGCTGGAAGCGGACCTTTTCGCTGACCGACCTGCAGGAGTGCGCCAAGCGCGGCGGGATCGCCACGATCTGCGCGCGGCGCAAGGATCTCGCGCGTTCGGGGCATATCGTGATCATCGCGCCGGAAACCGCGGACGTGAAGGCGCGCCGCGACGCGAACGGCCGTGTCACCATGCCGGTGCAGTCGCAGGCCGGCAGCGTCAACTTCGAGCGCCGCGTGCCCGCTTCCGCCTGGTGGGCGGACACGCGCTTCAGCAGCTTCGTCCTGTTCACCAACGGCTGA
- a CDS encoding twin-arginine translocation signal domain-containing protein, which yields MGRRSFLAGSGAIAAGLAGVLVLRDPPLGLWPSFAELLADYRTGPGQRQKLVPMAGIELELNTRSSLSLDGGGILPWCRSSS from the coding sequence ATGGGACGGCGTAGCTTTCTCGCCGGCAGCGGCGCGATCGCGGCGGGGCTCGCGGGCGTCCTTGTCCTGCGCGATCCGCCCCTCGGGCTCTGGCCCTCCTTTGCCGAACTGCTCGCGGACTATCGTACAGGACCCGGTCAGCGTCAGAAGCTCGTCCCGATGGCGGGCATCGAACTCGAGCTCAACACTCGATCCAGCCTCTCGCTCGACGGCGGCGGCATCTTGCCGTGGTGCAGATCCAGCAGCTGA
- a CDS encoding MFS transporter: MANAGATTGMRGTVLGSEFQTGYPARRSLRFILLVALANAGGVIGFLPLLTLLLPVKVAGIAGDDRIAVFTATVIAGALAASASNILFGWLSDRSVARGHGRRGWIMFGLAGLAASFAAVTLAVTPVQIILAVALFQTAVNAVLAPMFAVMADEVPDAQKGLAGGLIALGAPLASAVAALMVAIGISSESARLAFVLAAVLLCVLPLLLAPSRIAPAAAPPHEAPLLGRDLAIAWASRLLVQVAGNVLWLYLVYYFASIDPATPASKHVGALGQLMTVAYLVPLPIAVLAGRWSDRIGRRKPFLIAFAALAALGLTGLAFVRDWNLAALAFALYALGSAAFLSLHSGFAMQLLPDPRHRGRDLGLINLTNTLPALAGPALTWALATPHDFGPVMLALAGLTLLGGLLVLAIRHRR; this comes from the coding sequence GTGGCCAACGCAGGCGCGACGACCGGGATGCGGGGGACGGTGTTGGGAAGCGAGTTTCAGACCGGGTATCCGGCGCGGCGGTCACTGCGCTTCATCCTGCTCGTCGCACTCGCCAATGCCGGCGGCGTGATCGGCTTCCTGCCGCTGCTCACTCTGCTCTTGCCGGTCAAGGTCGCCGGGATCGCGGGCGATGATCGCATCGCCGTGTTCACCGCCACCGTCATCGCCGGCGCGCTCGCGGCGAGCGCGTCGAACATCCTGTTCGGCTGGCTCAGCGATCGCTCGGTGGCGCGCGGACACGGGCGGCGCGGATGGATCATGTTCGGCCTGGCTGGCCTCGCGGCATCCTTCGCCGCCGTCACCCTGGCCGTCACGCCCGTGCAGATCATCCTCGCCGTCGCGCTGTTTCAGACCGCGGTGAATGCCGTGCTGGCACCGATGTTCGCGGTGATGGCGGACGAGGTGCCCGACGCTCAAAAAGGGTTGGCTGGCGGCCTCATCGCGCTCGGCGCGCCGCTCGCGTCGGCGGTGGCGGCGCTGATGGTCGCGATCGGCATCAGCAGCGAGTCCGCCCGGCTCGCTTTCGTCCTCGCCGCGGTGCTGCTCTGCGTCCTCCCGTTGCTGCTCGCGCCATCACGGATCGCGCCCGCCGCCGCCCCGCCACACGAAGCGCCGCTGCTGGGCCGCGATCTCGCCATCGCCTGGGCGTCCCGGCTGCTGGTGCAGGTCGCGGGCAACGTGCTGTGGCTCTACCTCGTCTATTATTTCGCGAGCATCGACCCGGCCACCCCCGCCTCCAAGCATGTCGGGGCCCTTGGGCAGCTGATGACGGTCGCCTATCTCGTGCCGCTTCCCATCGCGGTGCTGGCGGGGCGCTGGTCCGACCGGATCGGGCGCCGCAAGCCCTTCCTGATCGCCTTTGCCGCGCTCGCCGCGCTGGGTCTGACGGGGCTGGCCTTCGTGCGGGACTGGAATCTGGCGGCGCTTGCCTTCGCGCTTTATGCGCTGGGCTCGGCCGCGTTCCTCTCGCTCCATTCGGGCTTCGCGATGCAGCTACTGCCCGATCCGCGCCACCGCGGCCGCGATCTCGGGCTGATCAACCTCACCAACACGCTGCCCGCGCTGGCCGGTCCCGCGCTCACCTGGGCGCTGGCGACCCCGCATGATTTCGGCCCGGTGATGCTGGCGCTCGCCGGCCTCACTCTGCTGGGCGGGCTGCTGGTGCTGGCGATCCGGCATCGGCGCTAG